The proteins below come from a single Rhizobium tropici CIAT 899 genomic window:
- a CDS encoding ABC transporter ATP-binding protein, producing the protein MISFKNVSKFFKTQSGKKVILDRVSCEFESGYSYGLLGVNGAGKSTTMRMIAGTMLPNSGRISKDVRVSWPLGLSSGFNPLMTGRANVHFVARAYGEDVRRVSRFVEEFAELGDYIDAPVRTYSSGMGARLAFGLSMAIEFECYLVDEVLAVGDARFQERCRVAFENRRKNSDIIMISHSMSMINTHCDRGMVLVDGRLIAFDKVEQAIESYYRLNR; encoded by the coding sequence ATGATCAGCTTCAAGAACGTCTCGAAATTCTTCAAGACGCAAAGCGGCAAGAAGGTCATTCTCGATCGGGTGAGCTGCGAGTTCGAGTCCGGCTATTCCTATGGCTTGCTCGGCGTGAACGGCGCCGGGAAATCGACGACGATGCGCATGATCGCCGGCACCATGCTGCCGAACTCCGGCAGGATCAGCAAGGATGTCCGGGTGTCTTGGCCTCTGGGCTTGAGCAGCGGCTTCAATCCTCTCATGACGGGGCGAGCCAATGTTCATTTCGTCGCGCGCGCCTATGGCGAGGACGTGAGGCGTGTCTCCCGCTTTGTCGAAGAATTCGCCGAACTTGGCGATTATATCGACGCGCCCGTGCGCACCTATTCCTCGGGCATGGGCGCACGATTGGCATTCGGTCTCTCGATGGCGATCGAGTTCGAGTGCTATCTGGTGGACGAGGTTCTTGCTGTTGGCGATGCACGCTTCCAGGAGCGCTGCCGCGTCGCATTCGAGAACAGGCGCAAGAATTCCGACATCATCATGATCTCGCACAGCATGAGCATGATCAATACGCATTGCGACAGAGGTATGGTACTTGTCGACGGCAGACTTATCGCCTTCGATAAGGTAGAGCAGGCTATAGAATCCTATTATAGATTGAACCGCTAG
- a CDS encoding KpsE/CtrB/VexD-like capsular polysaccharide export protein, with the protein MPKPIIEDAIVQDSPRVRTSRQILPSLFRRKLPAQRARTDLEEIEYIPVHDGNEPETQSGGKPPLRLIGFILLVILPFLASSVYYAFIASDQYVAEARFAVRAVSGTGDTSDASDPGGATSALNMRSASQDAYVVTSFIHSTEILNRIGKKIDYRSMFIRQNADFLSRFGSSRSDEEFLKYWNDHVTAYIDVTSGIITLKVRTFSPDDSVKLADAIIEESEKLINELSERARNDIVQSMKADVQKSGKAYGDTLIALNQFQNASGLLSPQTQAKNSGTILTGLLAQKLEFETRLFVMRQSNAQNSPTYQQLNLAKESLDAQIEKMKSALTGPENASLAKSLLEYSRLETDRMIAEKLYESSQKNYDAVLAEALRKTLYLAVFVKPVLPDESIFPRRVSTPLIILLALIVTWATLSLIWASVEDHRI; encoded by the coding sequence ATGCCGAAGCCAATCATTGAAGACGCGATAGTTCAGGACTCTCCGCGGGTAAGAACGAGCCGGCAAATCCTGCCTTCGCTGTTTCGGCGCAAGCTGCCGGCCCAGCGTGCGCGCACAGATCTCGAGGAGATCGAATATATACCGGTGCATGATGGCAACGAGCCCGAAACGCAGTCGGGGGGCAAGCCGCCCCTGAGGCTTATCGGCTTTATTCTGCTCGTCATCCTGCCTTTCCTGGCAAGCTCGGTCTATTATGCCTTCATTGCTTCGGATCAATATGTAGCGGAAGCGCGTTTCGCCGTGCGGGCCGTGTCGGGAACAGGCGATACCAGCGATGCCAGTGATCCCGGCGGAGCCACCAGCGCTCTCAATATGCGCTCGGCGTCACAAGATGCCTATGTCGTCACCAGCTTCATTCACTCCACCGAAATCCTCAATCGAATCGGAAAGAAGATCGACTATCGCTCCATGTTTATCCGGCAGAATGCGGATTTCCTGTCGCGATTTGGTTCATCCCGATCCGACGAAGAGTTTCTGAAATACTGGAACGATCACGTCACCGCCTATATCGATGTGACTTCGGGCATCATAACGCTGAAGGTCAGAACCTTCTCCCCGGACGATTCCGTCAAGCTTGCGGATGCCATTATCGAAGAGAGCGAAAAGCTCATCAACGAGCTTTCGGAAAGGGCGCGCAACGACATCGTGCAGAGCATGAAGGCCGATGTCCAGAAGAGCGGCAAAGCCTATGGCGATACGTTGATCGCCCTCAATCAGTTTCAAAACGCATCCGGCCTTCTCAGCCCGCAGACACAGGCCAAGAACAGCGGCACGATTCTAACGGGTCTGCTGGCCCAGAAGCTTGAATTCGAAACGCGCCTCTTCGTCATGCGGCAATCCAACGCCCAGAATTCTCCGACTTATCAGCAGCTCAATCTCGCCAAAGAGAGCCTCGATGCGCAGATCGAGAAGATGAAATCGGCGCTGACAGGCCCCGAGAATGCAAGCCTTGCAAAATCCTTGCTGGAGTATTCTAGGCTGGAAACCGATCGCATGATCGCGGAAAAACTCTATGAAAGCTCGCAGAAGAATTATGACGCCGTGCTTGCCGAAGCTCTGCGAAAGACACTATACCTTGCCGTCTTCGTCAAACCCGTACTGCCGGATGAGTCGATATTTCCGCGTCGCGTCAGTACGCCATTGATCATATTGCTTGCACTTATTGTCACCTGGGCGACGCTTTCCCTTATCTGGGCATCCGTAGAGGATCACCGGATATGA
- a CDS encoding polysaccharide biosynthesis/export family protein has product MFRIGAVICCVVLAGCNSVSSEGPLAGAIVKDAGQSSVELGRRNAAVFDIVDIDSRSARLVSDYVSSTLNRRFGMGGGVGAVVIGVGDALKITIFEAGADGLFSTAQSKQVSLDVVVQPDGTAAIPYAGSVRFAGKTLDQARKAILAALATKAVEPDVIVTSMGTPSRTVTVSGAVGRPSMVPLDLTKEKITEVIAKAGGPSTQPYETYVTLVRGSRTGTVLLKSIIEHPSEDIYVQPGDQIFLVRDPRTFTLLGSVRGDGRLEFGANDLNLLEAVALGHGAIDDSSNAKGFFLFRYEEPEIAKALLGPARFEGLLRKGMVPDAKGRYPIVYRFDMSNPDSLIVGQTFPVKSRDVIYVSRHPSVDIRKFLNLIGTPLGIASQGAATAANLGQ; this is encoded by the coding sequence TTGTTTCGTATTGGCGCCGTGATTTGTTGCGTGGTTCTTGCGGGGTGCAATTCCGTCTCCAGTGAAGGCCCTTTGGCTGGCGCCATTGTAAAGGACGCCGGGCAATCCAGCGTCGAGCTGGGTCGCAGAAATGCTGCGGTCTTCGATATCGTTGACATCGACAGCCGCAGTGCGCGTCTGGTTTCCGATTATGTTTCATCCACACTCAATCGCCGTTTTGGTATGGGTGGTGGTGTTGGCGCCGTCGTTATCGGTGTCGGCGATGCACTGAAGATCACGATTTTCGAAGCCGGCGCCGATGGCCTGTTTTCGACGGCGCAATCAAAGCAGGTATCGCTTGATGTCGTCGTGCAGCCGGATGGCACGGCTGCAATTCCTTATGCCGGCTCGGTTCGATTTGCGGGCAAGACGCTTGATCAGGCTCGCAAGGCAATCCTGGCGGCGCTGGCGACCAAGGCCGTCGAGCCGGATGTTATCGTAACGAGCATGGGCACGCCGTCGCGTACCGTCACGGTTTCGGGGGCCGTTGGCCGTCCTTCCATGGTTCCGCTCGATCTGACCAAGGAAAAGATTACCGAAGTCATCGCCAAGGCCGGTGGGCCTTCAACGCAACCTTATGAAACCTATGTAACGCTGGTTCGCGGCAGCCGAACGGGAACGGTTTTGCTGAAGTCCATCATTGAGCATCCGTCGGAAGATATCTATGTCCAGCCGGGCGATCAGATCTTCCTTGTCCGCGATCCGAGGACCTTCACTCTGCTTGGATCTGTTCGCGGAGACGGCCGCCTAGAGTTTGGAGCAAACGATCTGAACCTGCTCGAGGCTGTTGCGCTGGGTCACGGCGCGATCGACGATTCGAGCAATGCGAAAGGCTTCTTCCTGTTCCGCTACGAGGAGCCTGAAATCGCCAAAGCCCTGCTCGGTCCTGCTCGCTTCGAGGGTTTGCTGCGTAAGGGAATGGTTCCGGATGCCAAGGGACGCTATCCGATCGTCTATCGCTTCGACATGTCCAATCCCGACAGCCTGATCGTAGGTCAGACTTTCCCGGTAAAAAGCCGCGACGTCATCTATGTATCGCGTCATCCTTCCGTCGACATCAGGAAGTTCTTGAATCTTATCGGTACCCCGCTTGGTATTGCATCCCAGGGAGCGGCAACGGCGGCAAATCTGGGGCAATAG
- a CDS encoding type I polyketide synthase yields MTVEIIGRASIAPGAGSIDELQLVLKEGRCTVSRIPEERWDLARFWHPAVGIQGKTYSFAAGVFENVYAFDPAVFGLSQREAMQMDPQQRILLNVVWRALEDANLPIDGFEGQRVGVYVGASSLEYGNLTLEDPASGSPYFMTGNTLSIVSNRISHIFGLRGPSMTIDTACSSSLVALDQAVKALENGEIDTAIVGGINILLNPMSFVGFAQARMLSPEGLCRAYDDNGRGYVRAEGGAAIVLRRTDVALREKDRSYARIHAVGVNSSGRTNGISMPSREAQAALLQSIYEGRNIDVNRIAFIEGHGTGTKVGDPAEIWAIGEVIGRNRRAPVPIGSIKTNIGHTEPASGLFGLLKAVIALENNFLPASLHFDHPNESIDFEGLNVRVNTSTIELLPAKQARFAGINSFGFGGTNAHVVISDPDPIAPPEPSIRGEGVVFAVSAHTASALSTLLEDYRTRLETAEPKEARQIVASAAANREPMRHRFAARAKDSAAVLAAIDAHLAGRNSAGEAGEAPAQATKIAFVFSGNGAQWAGMGIGAYQENRHFRQCFQSFSALFEYYLGEKLTDVLVASDLAARLADTKIAQPLLFAIQASLSDCLWSMGVKPDAVFGHSVGEIAAAYAAKVLTAAEAVAIVAKRSLHQDLLAGEGKMAAVVLGEDAALAFAKARGLDNICIAAVNAPNSVTISGPADEIEAYRDAARKSQIVAHVLDINYPFHHPIIDRAREAFFADLPDLAPDSGTGTFISTVTGELRDGRLLDTQYWWRNVRDPVLFKAGCQVALAMGCNLFIEISPRPILSNYVAEIAKQASVQAIAISTLLREAPVDGHDPVSQSFARAVANGAPALRTRSSATRNAFVKLPPLPFEPVELRAHATTDEIDIFGRDRKSPYTLLGWRADLNGANWKNHLDARLFPDLAEHVVDGKAILPGSGFIEIAVTAAQRYYGTDEVEIANLEIFRPLELSQDRMVELSTILSPETGDLEIRSRERLSHDEWTVHAVGRCRKPLAAEIDSRAAARSSGDRKSMLTSEVAYETAERFGLHYGPHFQLLSKAVASGHHAIEVDLKPAASPSHPFASYNLNPMSVDAAFHGLVALFDQFSGDETGAPYIPVHFGTVRAFGKERSIVKAFIEIERFSANSIKARFTLFDAKGSAVAVLDDCRFRRTQLRRRATLDSVAFHYESVPSALFAGVHKSGANGRQIPSYGSSGESHALNNASLLLEAAVYRACYDIALKVADRNGAVAFSGLPGDAEFRSFLVNCLYILEDAGIAETGDGKWHVPLEPTLPPVAELLQEIYREDAGRVAESVLVGDAYRETLEHLATIRPHVLEREPAAQGANIPGGATLEHVLVHSPLSERRLSMLAEALTSAIEADAGVIAYVLEVGSVSAAFSRKLATITAAAGACLVIAEPREQVRRALEIAFERDAHVVVTDPAKLTDRYVADLVVASGDQSQHLMLHNDDIKRAVRTIAAGDARLLLVDRAPSAFNDFVFGLSEGWFADSPSPEFPVGRLGTPQQIAELLGSLGFAKPLIREQVFPEGALIAVSAVSERQPEAAAIVETAEPILILSEQGKKGLGKLGENAKVIDLSALSTDIAGALDPVNRKTSRIVYLAGMKRGDAAEFSLSRLSIFTELANLLSQHGDGARIRLVILAPGGSPLSARPVDDVNAGLWALGRVLQNEYDAFDVHLLDADADDGRVFSAVDTLMTADTDNREWFMDRATGKVREIRVAAGPFDAVEASRRDFAAAMIRQHVGGRLDSVVWEEVGLTVPDEREIVVSVEATGLNFRDVMWAMGLLPEEALEDGFAGATIGMEFAGRILAVGDAVDDLKPGDKVMGIGPAAFSTHVRVHRDGVTKLPERMDTVAAATVPVAFLTAYYAMIELGRIQPGETILIHGAAGGVGLAALQIAKHRGARVIATAGTVEKRGFLEMLGADHVLDSRSLDFVSGVRRLTDGEGVDLVLNSLFSEAMERSIELVKPFGRFLELGKRDYYSDRKIGLRPFRRNVSYFGIDADQLLVNVPDLTRRIFREIGQLFAEEKLTPLPYRAFAYDEIGNAFRLMQNAGHIGKIVVRPPVAGVDSVLRAPAKSLRVDGKGVFLVAGGIGGFGLSAADWLVSKGARRIALCSRRGIADAETKQAIADWAKRGAVTTLHACDITDAAAVETLLASLRTEGALKGVIHAAMVLDDALLANLTPERNRPVLEVKIRGAENLDRLTRDDRLELFLLFSSATTMLGNPGQANYVMANGYLEGLARSRRAADRPALAVGFGAIADKGFLARNIEVNDLLSKRIGKAALKARDALEQVERYLLADRGDVDAAAVMIAEIDWNAARLLPIAGRSLFEPLMRHAGSHQALNEGDSIDLRELIRGKSEEEAQAALHALVAAEIAAILRVTEDTVTPDKVLKDIGLDSLMAMELGMSFQQKTGFDIPLSGVGEGTTVGDVVGRLRDRVMNRNGDNAASDMAGDEVVERLARSHAAEHEKRAVQ; encoded by the coding sequence ATGACAGTTGAGATTATCGGACGCGCAAGCATTGCCCCTGGGGCGGGTTCTATCGATGAACTGCAGCTCGTACTAAAGGAGGGGCGTTGCACCGTAAGCCGTATACCTGAGGAGCGCTGGGATCTTGCGCGCTTTTGGCATCCGGCTGTGGGCATCCAGGGAAAAACTTACAGTTTTGCAGCCGGCGTCTTCGAGAATGTCTACGCCTTTGATCCTGCGGTTTTCGGCCTTTCCCAGCGTGAAGCGATGCAGATGGATCCGCAGCAGCGCATTCTTCTCAACGTTGTCTGGCGAGCTTTGGAAGATGCAAACCTGCCGATCGATGGGTTCGAAGGCCAGCGCGTGGGCGTCTATGTCGGGGCATCTTCCCTTGAATATGGCAATCTGACGCTCGAGGATCCCGCCTCGGGTAGCCCGTATTTTATGACTGGAAACACGCTTTCCATCGTTTCCAACCGCATCTCGCATATATTCGGCTTGCGCGGGCCAAGCATGACGATCGACACTGCCTGTTCGTCGTCGCTGGTAGCGCTCGACCAGGCGGTGAAAGCCCTCGAAAACGGAGAGATCGATACCGCGATCGTCGGCGGCATCAATATTCTGCTCAACCCCATGTCCTTCGTGGGCTTCGCGCAGGCGCGCATGCTATCGCCGGAGGGGCTCTGCCGCGCCTATGACGACAACGGTCGCGGTTACGTTCGCGCAGAAGGTGGTGCGGCGATCGTATTGCGCCGGACGGACGTTGCGCTGCGCGAGAAGGACCGCAGCTATGCCAGGATACATGCCGTAGGCGTCAATTCTTCGGGACGCACCAACGGCATCTCCATGCCGTCGCGTGAGGCGCAGGCCGCCTTGCTTCAGTCGATCTATGAAGGACGCAATATCGACGTCAATCGTATCGCCTTCATCGAAGGGCATGGAACGGGAACGAAGGTCGGCGACCCCGCCGAAATCTGGGCGATCGGCGAGGTCATAGGGCGCAATCGGCGGGCACCGGTACCGATCGGCTCGATCAAGACGAATATCGGCCATACCGAACCGGCATCCGGTCTTTTCGGGCTGTTGAAGGCTGTGATTGCGCTTGAAAATAATTTCTTACCGGCCTCATTGCATTTCGACCACCCGAATGAGTCCATCGATTTCGAGGGCCTGAACGTTCGGGTCAATACATCAACGATCGAGCTTCTTCCGGCCAAGCAGGCCCGCTTTGCCGGGATCAATTCCTTCGGCTTCGGCGGAACGAACGCTCACGTCGTCATCAGTGACCCCGATCCGATCGCACCGCCCGAACCGTCAATCCGAGGCGAGGGGGTCGTTTTCGCCGTCAGCGCTCACACGGCCTCGGCTCTTTCGACACTGCTCGAAGACTACAGAACCCGTCTTGAAACTGCCGAGCCCAAGGAAGCGCGTCAGATCGTTGCTTCCGCCGCTGCCAATCGCGAACCCATGCGTCATCGTTTCGCAGCCCGCGCAAAAGACAGTGCAGCCGTGCTTGCCGCGATCGATGCGCATCTTGCAGGGAGAAACTCCGCTGGCGAGGCTGGCGAAGCTCCGGCCCAGGCCACCAAGATCGCCTTCGTCTTTTCCGGCAACGGCGCGCAGTGGGCGGGAATGGGCATCGGCGCCTATCAGGAAAACCGCCATTTCCGGCAATGCTTTCAGTCTTTCAGCGCTCTCTTTGAATATTATCTTGGCGAGAAGCTGACCGATGTTCTGGTCGCCTCTGATCTTGCTGCCCGCCTGGCCGATACCAAGATCGCACAGCCGCTGCTGTTCGCGATCCAGGCCTCCCTTTCGGATTGTCTCTGGTCGATGGGCGTCAAGCCGGACGCGGTCTTCGGCCACTCGGTCGGCGAAATCGCAGCCGCGTACGCAGCCAAGGTGCTGACGGCTGCCGAGGCGGTTGCAATCGTCGCCAAGCGTTCGCTGCATCAGGATCTTCTTGCCGGTGAGGGCAAGATGGCCGCCGTTGTGCTTGGCGAGGATGCAGCGCTGGCTTTTGCGAAAGCCAGGGGCCTGGACAATATATGTATCGCGGCCGTCAACGCGCCGAATTCGGTAACGATCTCCGGTCCTGCCGATGAGATAGAGGCCTACAGGGACGCCGCGCGTAAATCTCAGATCGTCGCGCATGTTCTCGATATCAACTATCCATTCCACCATCCCATCATCGACCGTGCCAGGGAGGCGTTTTTCGCAGACCTGCCCGATCTCGCGCCGGATAGCGGCACTGGGACCTTCATCTCGACGGTAACAGGCGAACTGCGCGATGGGCGCCTGCTGGATACGCAATATTGGTGGCGCAATGTTCGCGATCCCGTGCTTTTCAAAGCTGGCTGTCAGGTCGCCCTGGCAATGGGCTGCAATCTCTTTATAGAAATTTCACCGCGCCCGATCCTGTCGAACTATGTCGCGGAGATCGCAAAACAGGCATCGGTTCAGGCAATCGCAATATCGACTTTGTTGCGCGAGGCCCCCGTTGATGGCCATGATCCGGTCTCACAGTCATTTGCACGGGCGGTTGCCAACGGTGCGCCTGCGCTACGCACGCGCAGTAGCGCCACGCGCAACGCCTTCGTCAAGCTGCCGCCCCTGCCTTTCGAGCCGGTGGAGCTTCGTGCTCATGCGACGACGGACGAGATCGATATTTTCGGTCGCGACCGCAAAAGCCCGTATACGCTGCTTGGCTGGCGCGCCGATCTCAATGGTGCGAATTGGAAGAACCACCTCGACGCCCGCCTCTTTCCAGACCTCGCCGAACATGTGGTGGATGGCAAGGCAATCCTGCCCGGCAGCGGCTTTATCGAAATCGCAGTAACGGCTGCGCAGCGTTATTACGGGACTGATGAAGTCGAAATCGCCAATCTCGAAATCTTCCGGCCGCTCGAATTGTCTCAGGACCGGATGGTCGAATTGTCCACCATTCTGTCACCCGAGACGGGAGATCTCGAGATCCGGTCGCGCGAGCGCCTCAGCCATGACGAATGGACAGTGCATGCGGTCGGACGTTGCCGCAAGCCGCTGGCGGCGGAGATAGATAGCAGGGCCGCCGCGCGATCGAGCGGGGACCGTAAATCCATGTTGACGTCCGAGGTGGCCTACGAAACCGCGGAACGTTTCGGATTGCATTACGGCCCGCATTTCCAACTTCTGTCGAAAGCCGTGGCGTCTGGTCATCATGCGATCGAAGTGGACCTGAAGCCGGCGGCCTCGCCGTCTCATCCCTTCGCCAGCTATAATCTCAACCCCATGTCTGTCGACGCGGCCTTTCACGGTCTCGTCGCATTGTTCGATCAATTTTCCGGCGATGAAACCGGCGCTCCCTATATTCCCGTTCACTTTGGCACCGTGAGAGCTTTCGGCAAGGAAAGATCGATCGTCAAAGCCTTCATCGAGATCGAGCGTTTCAGCGCGAATTCGATCAAGGCGCGTTTCACCTTGTTCGATGCGAAGGGCAGCGCGGTTGCCGTTCTTGACGATTGTCGTTTCCGCCGCACGCAGCTGCGCCGCAGGGCAACGCTCGATTCCGTTGCATTTCATTATGAGAGCGTACCTTCGGCTCTTTTCGCTGGCGTACACAAATCGGGCGCTAACGGACGGCAGATTCCGTCGTACGGCAGTTCCGGCGAGAGCCATGCGCTCAACAATGCAAGCCTTCTTCTCGAAGCCGCAGTCTATCGCGCCTGCTACGATATCGCGCTAAAGGTTGCGGACCGCAACGGCGCCGTCGCATTTTCCGGCCTTCCCGGCGATGCCGAATTCCGGTCTTTCCTGGTCAATTGCCTCTACATTCTGGAGGATGCCGGCATCGCTGAGACTGGAGACGGCAAGTGGCACGTTCCCCTGGAGCCGACACTGCCGCCTGTGGCCGAGCTGTTGCAGGAAATCTATCGTGAGGACGCTGGGCGCGTGGCCGAAAGTGTTCTCGTTGGCGATGCCTATCGCGAGACGCTCGAACATCTGGCGACGATACGGCCGCACGTGTTGGAACGCGAGCCTGCTGCCCAAGGGGCAAACATTCCGGGTGGGGCAACTCTGGAGCATGTGCTTGTTCATTCGCCCTTGAGCGAACGGCGGCTTTCGATGCTCGCGGAAGCATTGACATCCGCCATCGAGGCCGATGCCGGCGTGATCGCATACGTTTTGGAAGTCGGCTCGGTTTCGGCCGCTTTCAGCCGAAAACTGGCGACGATCACCGCAGCAGCGGGCGCATGTCTCGTGATTGCCGAACCGCGTGAACAGGTGCGCCGAGCACTGGAGATCGCATTCGAACGCGATGCGCATGTCGTCGTCACCGATCCGGCCAAACTGACGGATCGCTATGTCGCGGACCTCGTGGTCGCCTCCGGCGATCAGAGCCAGCACCTGATGCTTCACAATGACGATATCAAGCGAGCTGTCCGGACGATTGCCGCCGGCGATGCGCGGTTGTTGCTGGTCGATCGTGCGCCGAGCGCTTTCAATGATTTCGTCTTCGGCCTTTCCGAAGGCTGGTTTGCCGATAGCCCGTCGCCGGAATTCCCCGTTGGGCGGCTCGGCACACCGCAGCAGATCGCAGAGCTCCTGGGGAGCTTGGGCTTCGCCAAGCCGCTGATCCGTGAGCAGGTATTCCCCGAGGGAGCGTTGATAGCGGTATCGGCTGTATCCGAACGGCAACCGGAAGCAGCTGCCATCGTAGAGACCGCCGAGCCAATCCTGATCTTGTCGGAGCAGGGCAAGAAGGGTCTTGGCAAGCTGGGTGAGAATGCAAAGGTCATCGATCTCAGTGCGTTGTCGACAGATATTGCCGGCGCTCTCGATCCGGTCAACCGGAAAACCAGCCGGATCGTGTATCTTGCCGGCATGAAGCGCGGCGATGCGGCGGAATTCTCACTATCGCGTCTCTCGATCTTCACCGAACTGGCGAACCTGCTGTCGCAGCACGGCGATGGAGCACGGATTCGACTGGTGATCTTGGCGCCGGGCGGCTCTCCGCTGTCGGCTCGCCCCGTCGACGACGTGAATGCCGGTTTGTGGGCTTTGGGCCGCGTTCTTCAAAACGAATATGATGCCTTTGACGTCCATCTGCTGGATGCCGATGCGGATGACGGGCGAGTGTTTTCCGCAGTTGATACCCTCATGACGGCGGACACGGACAACCGCGAATGGTTCATGGATCGCGCGACCGGAAAGGTCCGGGAGATCAGAGTTGCCGCAGGTCCCTTTGATGCCGTCGAAGCAAGCCGCCGGGATTTTGCCGCGGCGATGATCCGGCAACATGTAGGCGGTCGTCTGGATAGCGTCGTCTGGGAGGAAGTAGGCCTTACTGTGCCTGACGAGAGGGAGATTGTCGTCTCCGTCGAAGCGACCGGCCTCAATTTCCGCGACGTCATGTGGGCTATGGGGCTCTTGCCAGAGGAGGCGCTGGAAGACGGCTTTGCCGGTGCCACCATTGGTATGGAATTCGCTGGGCGAATTCTTGCCGTTGGCGATGCCGTCGACGATCTCAAGCCGGGTGACAAGGTGATGGGGATCGGGCCTGCTGCGTTCTCGACCCATGTCCGTGTTCACCGCGATGGAGTGACGAAGCTCCCCGAACGGATGGACACCGTTGCGGCTGCAACCGTGCCTGTCGCTTTTCTGACCGCCTATTATGCAATGATCGAGCTTGGGCGCATTCAGCCGGGTGAAACCATCCTGATTCATGGAGCTGCCGGCGGCGTCGGTCTGGCGGCGCTCCAGATTGCCAAGCATAGGGGTGCCAGGGTGATCGCCACCGCCGGCACGGTCGAGAAGCGTGGCTTCCTCGAAATGCTCGGCGCTGATCATGTGCTTGATTCCCGCTCTCTGGATTTCGTTTCCGGCGTGCGGCGACTTACGGATGGCGAGGGTGTCGATCTTGTCCTCAATTCGCTCTTTTCCGAAGCGATGGAGCGGAGCATCGAGCTGGTCAAGCCATTTGGCCGCTTCCTGGAGCTCGGCAAGCGCGACTATTATTCCGACCGTAAGATCGGCCTGCGCCCGTTCCGGCGCAATGTCAGCTATTTCGGTATCGATGCGGATCAGCTTCTGGTCAACGTACCCGATCTCACTCGGCGTATCTTCAGGGAGATCGGTCAGCTTTTCGCCGAGGAAAAGCTGACACCGCTGCCATATCGCGCCTTCGCTTATGACGAGATCGGCAATGCCTTCCGTCTGATGCAGAATGCCGGCCATATCGGCAAAATCGTGGTGCGGCCGCCCGTTGCGGGTGTTGACAGCGTCTTGCGCGCACCCGCGAAATCCCTGCGTGTCGATGGCAAGGGTGTTTTCCTGGTCGCGGGCGGCATTGGCGGCTTCGGGTTGTCTGCCGCCGATTGGCTCGTTTCGAAGGGCGCGCGTCGCATAGCGCTATGCTCACGCCGCGGCATTGCCGATGCTGAAACGAAGCAGGCGATAGCAGATTGGGCAAAGCGGGGTGCCGTTACGACGCTGCATGCCTGCGATATCACCGATGCCGCCGCGGTCGAGACGCTGCTCGCCTCGCTCCGCACCGAAGGGGCGTTGAAGGGTGTCATTCACGCCGCTATGGTCCTGGACGATGCGCTCCTTGCCAACTTGACGCCGGAACGCAACCGCCCCGTTCTCGAGGTCAAGATTCGTGGCGCAGAAAATCTGGATCGTCTGACACGAGATGACAGGCTGGAACTCTTCCTCCTATTCTCTTCGGCAACGACCATGCTCGGCAATCCCGGTCAGGCCAACTATGTGATGGCAAATGGCTATCTGGAGGGCCTGGCGCGCTCACGTCGGGCCGCAGATAGGCCCGCGCTCGCTGTCGGCTTCGGCGCGATCGCCGACAAGGGCTTCCTTGCCCGCAACATCGAGGTCAATGATCTCCTCTCCAAGCGTATCGGAAAGGCGGCGTTGAAGGCACGCGACGCGCTGGAACAGGTCGAGCGTTATCTGCTCGCGGACAGAGGGGATGTCGATGCGGCGGCGGTCATGATCGCCGAGATCGATTGGAATGCAGCTCGTTTGCTGCCGATTGCCGGACGTTCTCTGTTCGAGCCGTTGATGCGCCATGCAGGCAGCCATCAGGCCCTCAACGAGGGAGACAGCATCGATCTCAGGGAACTGATCAGAGGCAAATCGGAAGAGGAGGCTCAGGCCGCTCTGCATGCGCTTGTCGCGGCAGAGATTGCAGCCATCCTGCGCGTGACCGAAGACACGGTGACGCCCGACAAGGTTTTGAAGGATATCGGCCTCGATAGCCTGATGGCTATGGAGCTCGGCATGAGCTTCCAGCAGAAAACCGGCTTCGATATTCCTCTGAGCGGCGTAGGCGAGGGGACGACGGTGGGCGATGTCGTCGGCCGTTTGCGTGATCGGGTCATGAATCGCAACGGCGATAATGCTGCTAGTGACATGGCCGGAGACGAGGTGGTCGAGCGCCTGGCGCGCAGCCATGCCGCAGAACACGAAAAAAGGGCCGTGCAGTGA